One segment of Anomalospiza imberbis isolate Cuckoo-Finch-1a 21T00152 chromosome 2, ASM3175350v1, whole genome shotgun sequence DNA contains the following:
- the P2RY6 gene encoding P2Y purinoceptor 6: MANLTATSTGRNSCTYHEEFKQVLLPLVYSVVFVVGLPLNAVVIGQIWLARKALSRSMIYMLNLAVADLLYVCSLPLLIYNYTQKDYWPFGDFTCKFVRFQFYTNLHSSIFFLTCISIQRYLGICHPLASWHKKKGKKLTWLVCAAVWFIVIAQCLPTFVFASTGTQRNRTVCYDLSTPDRSAAYFPYGITLTFTGFLLPFVAILACYCSMARILCQKDELIGLAVHKRKDKAVRMVIIVVIVFSISFFPFHLTKTIYLIVRSSPVLPCPALQAFAIAYKCTRPFASMNSVLDPILFYFTQRKFRESTRYLLDKMSSKWRHDHCITYGS; this comes from the coding sequence ATGGCCAACCTGACAGCCACGAGCACCGGGAGGAACTCATGCACCTACCACGAGGAGTTCAAGCAGGTCCTGCTGCCCCTGGTGTACTCGGTGGTGTTCGTGGTGGGGCTGCCCCTCAACGCCGTGGTCATAGGGCAGATCTGGCTGGCACGGAAGGCGCTGAGCCGCTCCATGATCTACATGCTCAACCTGGCTGTGGCTGACCTGCTCTATGTCTGCTCCCTGCCACTCCTCATCTACAACTACACCCAGAAGGACTACTGGCCTTTCGGGGACTTCACCTGCAAATTCGTGCGCTTCCAGTTCTACACCAACCTGCACAGCAGCATCTTCTTCCTCACCTGCATCAGCATCCAGCGCTACCTGGGCATCTGCCACCCCTTGGCCTCGTGGCACAAGAAGAAGGGCAAGAAGCTGACGTGGCTGGTGTGCGCGGCCGTGTGGTTCATTGTCATCGCCCAGTGCCTGCCCACCTTCGTCTTCGCCTCCACCGGCACACAGAGGAACCGCACCGTCTGCTACGACTTGAGCACGCCCGACCGCTCCGCCGCCTACTTCCCCTATGGCATCACCCTCACCTTCACCGGCTTCCTGCTGCCCTTCGTGGCCATCCTGGCCTGCTACTGCAGCATGGCCCGCATCCTGTGCCAGAAGGACGAGCTGATCGGCCTGGCCGTGCACAAGAGGAAGGACAAAGCTGTGCGTATGGTCATCATCGTGGTCATTGTCTTCTCCATCAGCTTCTTCCCCTTCCACCTCACCAAGACCATCTACCTGATTGTCCGCTCCTCGCCcgtcctgccctgcccagccctgcaggcctTCGCCATCGCCTACAAGTGCACGCGGCCCTTCGCCAGCATGAACAGCGTCCTCGACCCCATCCTCTTCTACTTCACCCAGCGCAAGTTCCGCGAGAGCACCCGCTACCTCCTCGACAAGATGAGCTCCAAGTGGCGGCACGACCACTGCATCACCTACGGCTCCTAG